CGGCCGGCGCGGGGGCTCGTCGACGCGCAGTCGCAGCAGCCCCAGGGCCAGCCCCCGCTGCAGCTTGGCCAGGCCGCGGATCTGGGTGAGGAACAGCGGCAGCAGCGGGAACAGCACGATGCCGGCCGACAGCAGCCCCAGCACCGCGGACAGCAGCACGAAGAGCATCCCGAGGACCGCCAGCGGCAGGCTCGCCAGGGAGTAGAGCAACTCGCGCCAGGTGCGCGGGGCAAGGGGTTCCCGCAGCGCGCCCCCGATGATCCTCATGGGGATGATTCTGTCCCACCCGACGATCACACGTTGCGCTTCTCCAGCGAGATCCGGGCCACCAGGAACATCAGTTGACTTCCCGGCCCCGTTGGGGCCGAGGAACCCGGTCACCCGGCCCGGCCGCACCACGAACGACACCTGGTCGACGACGGTCCGTCCGCCGTGGCGGCGGGTCAGTCCGCGCGCCTCGACGGCCGCTCCGGCGCCTTCGTCCTGTGTACTCGTCATGGGCCCAGCCTGGCCGCCGCCGACCGGGCCGGACGAGGGGACTGGCACCCGTGTTCCGAGGTGGTGCCAGCACGAACTCCCAGGCTGCACCCCCGGCCGGGCCCGGTAGCGGGCTACGCCGGGTCGGCCGCCGGGTCGCCCGGACCGGTGCCGTAGCGGGCGCCGTGGAGCCGGGGTTCGAGCCCGATCCAGATCACCGACATCAGTCGGCGGGCGGTGTCCTCCGGGGGTTCCGGGCCGGTCTCCAGCACCCAGCCGGCCAGCGCGTCCGCCGCGCCGACGATGGCCTGGGCCACGGCCGCCGCCTCGCCCCGGTCGCGCCGGGAGCCGGCCTCCCCGGCAGCGTCGCCGCGCGGCTGCGGGACGGAGGCGCGGGCGGCCCGGCGCACCAGCGCCGTGACCGCGTCCACGACCTGACGGCGTGCCGCCGCCACCTCCTCGACGATGGGCTCGCCCTGCGCCCTGGCCTGCTGGTAGAGGACGATCCAGCTCTCGCGGTGCTCGGCCACGAAGGCGAAGAACGCGGTCAGCCCGCGCCGCAGTTGCTCACCGGTCTCCAGTCCGGGCTCGGCGGCCTGGGCGACGGCGGCGATCAGCCGGTCCGCCTCGCGCCGGATGCACGCGGCGAACAGCGACTCCTTGGAGCCGAGGTAGAGGTAGAGCATCGGCTTGGAGACGTCCGAGGCCTCGGCGATCTCGTCCATGGACGCCGCGTGGTAGCCGCAGCGGGAGAAGACGCGCACGGCGGCGTCGAGCATCTGCTGCTCGCGCTGGGCGCGGGGCATCCGCTTGGCCTTGGGCGGCGCTGCGGTGGCCCCGGCGTCCGGGGCGTCGGGGCGTACGTCCGGTCGCATTGGCTGAGTCTATGGCGTCGGCGTTGACGGCGTTGACGTGCGGGGGTGCGTCCGACGCGGCGGCCGGGCCGGTGGCCGGAACCGCCGCCTCCGCCGCGTGCGCGGCCGGATTTCGCCGAGCCGCGGACGGGGGCCGCCGACCCGGCCTAGATTGGGTCCACCGTTTGCCGACACCGCCCGTCGGCTCCCGTCCCCCCAGGAGGCCACGTGGCCGCCCGCCAGCCGCTGCACCGGTCTGGGCCTGCCGCTCGCGGGCCGAGGCGACCGCCTGGAAGCGGATGGAGTCGCAGCTCAACGCCCTGCTGACGGACACCGACATCTGGATGGTCTGCCCCTACGACTCCCGGATCGCCCGCCCGGACGTGCTGGCCGACGCCCTGCGCACGCACCCCGAACGGCTCGACGGCGACCGGGTCGCGGCCTCCCCCGACTACCTCGACCCCGCCCGGTTCCGGCCGCCGGGCCCGACCGCGCCGCCGCCGGGCCCGACCGCGCCGCCGCCGGGCCCGGCCCCGGCCAGGGCCTGTGGCTGGCCCGCCAGATCTGCGAGTCGGTCGAGGTCCACCCGACGGAGTCCGGCTGCACCGTCCGCCTGGAGCTGACCGGCACCCGCGCCCAGGAGCTGTAGCCGAAGCCGACCGGGTCGGGTACGTGAGCCGGAGCACGGCGTGGGGCCCTTGCGCCGGGGCCCGTCCGGGCATTGACTAGCACTGCTAGTTTTCAGCCCCGGCAGTGCAGCCGCGACGGAAGGACCCCCGGTGGAGCAGCAACCGCAGCAGCAGCAACCGCAGCAGCACCGCGATCAGTACATCGGCGGCGGTTGGCGGCCCTCGCTCGGGAGCGAGTCGATCCCGGTGCTGAACCCCGCCACCGAGGAGGTCATCGCCTCGGTACCGGCCGGGACCGCCGCCGACGTCGACGCCGCGGTGGCCGCCGCCCGGGGCGCAGCGCGCGCCTGGGGTGCGACCCCGCCGGCCCAGCGGCTGGAGCACCTGACCCGGCTGCGGGACGGCCTCGCCGCCCGACAGGCGGAGATCACCGGGACGGTGGTGGCCGAGCTGGGCTGCCCGCTCTCCTTCGCCACCCCCGTCCAGGCCGGACTGCCGCTCGCGGTGGCGCACTCGTACATCGAGATCCTCTCCGGGTTCGCCTTCTCCGAGCAGATCGGCAACTCCACGGTCCACCTGGAGCCGGCCGGGGTGGTCGCGGCGATCACCCCGTGGAACTACCCGCTGCACCAGATCGTCGCCAAGGTCGTGCCGGCCCTCGCGGCCGGCTGCACGGTGGTGCTGAAGCCGGCCGAGGACACCCCGCTGGTGGCCCGGCTGTTCGCCCGGATCGTGGACGGGGCCGGCTTCCCGGCCGGGGTGTTCAACCTGGTCACCGGGGTCGGCTCGGTGGCCGGCGCGGCGCTGGCCGGGCACCCGGACGTCGACCTGGTCTCCTTCACCGGCTCCACCGCCGTCGGCCGGCAGATCGCCGCGACGGCCGGCGCCGGGATCAAGCGGGTCGCGCTGGAGCTCGGCGGCAAGTCCGCCAACGTCGTCCTGCCCGGCGCCGACCTGGCCCGCGCGGTCAACGTCAACGTCGGCAACGTGATGTCCAACTCCGGCCAGACCTGCAGCGCCTGGACCCGGCTGCTGGTCCACCAGGACCAGTACGAGGAGGCCGTGGCGATCGCCGCCAAGGCCGCCGCCAAGTACGTGCCGGGCGACCCGGCGTCCGCGGAGACCCGGCTGGGCCCGGTGGTCAACGCCAGGCAGCGCGAGCGGGTGCGCGGCTACATCGAGACCGCGGTGCGCGAGGGCGCCCGGGTGGCGGCCGGCGGCGCGGAGGCCCCGGAGGGGCTGGCGACCGGCTTCTACGTCCGCCCGACCGTGCTGGCCGACGTCACCGCCGACATGACCGTGGCCCAGGAGGAGATCTTCGGCCCGGTGCTCTCGGTGATCGCCTACCGGGACGAGGAGCACGCCCTGGAGATCGCCAACGGCACCGCCTACGGGCTGGCCGGCGGCGTCTGGGCGGCCGACAACGACACCGCCGCCGCCTTCGCCCGGCGGATGGACACCGGCCAGGTGGACATCAACGGCGGCCGCTTCAACCCGCTGGCGCCCTTCGGCGGCTTCAAGGGCTCGGGTGTCGGCCGGGAGCTGGGCCGACACGGTCTGGAGGAGTTCCTCCAGCCGAAGTCGCTGCAGTTCTGAGCCACCGCCACCTTCCCCGTCCGACCTCCGGAAAGCCGAGATCCCCATGGTCCGTGCCGTCCTGCTCACCGATGTGGGCGCACCGCTCCAGATCACCGAGATCGACCTGCCCGAGCCCGGCCCGGGCCGGGTCCGGGTGAAGCTCGCCGCCGCCGGGGTGTGCCACTCCGACCTGTCGCTGTCCAACGGCGTGCTGCGGCCGACCACCCCGACCGTCCTCGGCCACGAGGGCGCGGGCACGGTCGTCTCGGTCGGCGAGGGCGTCAGCTCCGTCCGGCCCGGTGACCGGGTGGTGCTCAACTGGGCCCCCGCCTGCGGCCACTGCCACCTCTGCGGCCTCGGCGAGCCGTGGCTCTGCGAGAACCAGTACGCCGCCACCACCGAGCCCTACGCGGCGCTGCCGGACGGCACCGCGCTCTACCCCGGCCTGGGCGCGGCCGCCTTCGCCGAGGAGACGGTGGTGCACGAGAACGCCGTGGTCCCGCTGCCCGAGGGGGTGGACCTGGCCTCGGCGGCGCTGCTGGGCTGCGCGGTGCTCACCGGCTACGGCGCGGTCCACAACGCGGCCCGGCTGCGCACCGGCGAGTCCGCGGTGGTCTTCGGCCTCGGCGGCGTCGGCCTGGCGCTGCTGCAGTCGCTGCGGATCGCCGGGGCCGCGCCGATCATCGCCGTGGACGTCTCGCCGGAGAAGGAGGAGCTGGCGCGTCGGCACGGGGCGACCGACTTCCTCCTCTCCGACGAGCAGACCCCCAAGGCGGTCCGCAGGCTGACCGGCGGCCACGGCGCCGACCACGCCTTCGAGTGCGTGGGGCGCGGCTCCACCATCCGCGCCGCCTGGTCCTCCACCCGGCGCGGCGGGCGGACCACCGTCGTCGGCATCGGCGGCAAGGACGACCCGGTCGCCTTCTCCGCGCTGGAGGTCTTCCACTTCGCCCGCACCCTCAGCGGCTGCTGCTACGGCAACAGCGTGCCCGCGAAGGACATCCCGGTACTGGCCGAGCACGTCCGCGCCGGACGGCTCGACCTGGAGTCGCTGATCACCGACCGGATCACGCTGGACCAGGTCCCGGCGGCCTTCGAGCGGATGGCGGCGGGGCACGGCGGCCGCTCGCTGGTGGTCTTCGAGCCCTGACGGCCCCCGGAGCGTGACTGGGAACGGCCTGCCGGGACAAGATCATTCGACTCGGCGGGCAGTTCCTCGTTAAGGTGGTTCGTTCGCCCGCACCAGCCCAGGACCGAGGAATCACGTGAGCTCCGACCAGCCCGCCACCGCGACCCAGGTCCTGCAGGAAGCGGACCGGCGCCGAACCTTCGCCGTGATCAGCCACCCCGACGCCGGAAAGTCGACCCTGACCGAGGCGCTGGCCCTGCACGCCCAGGCCATCACCTCCGCCGGAGCCGTGCACGGCAAGGGCGGACGCAAGGGCGTCACCTCCGACTGGATGGAGCTGGAGAAGGAGCGCGGGATCTCCGTCACCTCCGCCGCGCTCCAGTTCGGCCACCGCGACCATGTGATGAACCTGGTCGACACCCCCGGCCACGCCGACTTCTCCGAGGACACCTACCGCGTCCTGGCCGCCGTGGACTGCGCGATCATGCTGGTGGACGCGGCCAAGGGCCTGGAGGAGCAGACCCGCAAGCTGTTCTCGGTCTGCCGCCACCGCGGCGTGCCGGTGATCACCTTCATCAACAAGTGGGACCGCCGCGGCCGCGAGTCGCTGGACCTGCTGGACGACATCGAGAACGTGCTCGGCATCACCCCGGTCCCGATGGTCTGGCCGGTCGGCAACGCCGGCAACCTCCGCGGGCTGGTCCAGGCCGCGGACACCGAGCAGATGCTGCGCTTCACCCGCGTCCCCGGCGGCACCCACAAGGCGGTCGAGGAGCGGCTGACCGCCGACCAGGCCGCCGAGCAGGAGGGCGCGCTCTGGGAGACCGCGCTGGAGGAGCTGGAGCTGGTGCTCTCCTCCGGCCCCGGCTGGGACGAGCAGGCCTTCCGGGACGGAAAGATCACCCCGGTCTTCTTCGGCGCAGCGCTCACCAACATCGGCGTCGGCCTGCTGCTGGACGCGGTCGTGGACCTGGCTCCCGAGCCCGCCCCGCGCCCGCTGGCCAAGGGCGGCACCCGGCCGGTCGAGTCGGACTTCTCCGGGCTGGTCTTCAAGATCCAGGCCAACATGGACCCGGCCCACCGCGACCGGATCGCCTTCGTCCGGGTCTGCTCCGGCGTCTTCGAGCGCGGCATGAACGTCACCCGCGCCGCCAGCGGCCGGGCCTTCGCCACCAAGTACGCCCACACCGTCTTCGGCGCGGAGCGCACCGTCGTCGACACCTCCTACCCGGGCGACGTGGTCGGTCTGATCAACGCGACCGCGCTGCGCGTCGGCGACACCCTCTACGCCGGCAAGAAGGCCGAGTTCCCGCCGCTGCCGGCGTTCGCCCCGGAGCACTTCGCGGTGGCCCGGCCCAAGGACATCAGCCGCTCCAAGCAGTTCCGCAAGGGCATCTCGCAGCTGGACGAGGAGGGCGTGGTGCAGGTGCTGACCTCCGACCGGCGCGGCGACCAGGCCCCGGTGCTGGCGGCGGTCGGCCCGATGCAGTTCGACGTCGTGCTGCACCGGATGGAGCACGAGTTCTCCTCGCCGATCGCGCTCGACTACCTGCCGTACAACATCGCCCGGGTCACCGACGCCGAGGGTGCGGCCACGCTGCACCGCTCGCGGCTGGTCACCGGCGAGGCGCTGACCCGCCGCTCGGACGACGTGCTGCTGGCCCTGTTCGGCGACAAGTGGCAGATGAACAGCTTCGTCCGGAGCAACCCCGACGTGAAGCTGGAGGCGCTGATCGCCACGGCCGACTGACCCGGGTCGGGGTCGGGGTCGGGGTCGGGACAGGATCAGGAGGACCGGGTCGGGGTCGGGGTCGGGACCGGGTGAGGGTCGGGTCGGCCTCGGCGCGGGGGCGGCGTCGGCCCGGCGGGCCGGTGGCACCCGGTCGGGTTGGAGATCGCCGCGACACACCCGGACACGGAGCGCGGAACGGGGCGTCGCGCGAGACTGGCTTCACCCCGTCGGGGTAGTCGAACGGTAACGCCATCGGGCGTCGCCCCGACCGCGCACCGCCCCGGAAGGACACGCCGTGACTTTCAGCTTCGGCAAAGCGAACAGATCGCCCGACGCGGAACAGCCGGGGACTTCGGAGGACGTGGCCGACCCGGCGCCGCAGCCGGAACCCGCCCCGGCGGTGCGGACCCCGGAGCCGGACCCCGCACCCGTCGACCCCGCCACCGACCCCGCCCCTGTCGGAGGACCTGCGGCCGCAGATCCCGCCCCCGCAGGGCCCGCGCCGGCCCCCGGGACGGTCGCGGCCGCACCGGCGCTGGAGCCGGTGCGGCGCACCCGGGTCGGGGCCCTGTGGATGTCGGTGATCCTGGCCGCCGTCGTGCTGGTGCTGCTGCTGGTCTTCATCATCGAGAACAGCGCCCGGGTCGACATCAGCTTCCTCGGCGTCCACGGCCACCTGCCGCTCGGCGTTGCGCTGCTGCTCGCCGCCGTCAGCGGCATCCTGCTGGTGGCGATCCCGGGCACCGGCCGGATCATCCAGCTGCGCCGCCAGGTGCGCCGGGGTCGGCGTGCCTACGCCGAGGACCGCTTCCCGACCCGGACGCCCTGACGACGGCCCTCCGGCCACCACTCACTCGGCGGTCGACTCGCCGCCGATCACCCGCGCCAGGAACAGTGCGATCAGGATGACGCCCCCGTCGATCGCCTCGATCCAGTAGTTGGAGACATTGGCCAGGTCCAGGATGTTCTGCACCAGGCCGAGCAGGATCACGCCGGTGGCCGCGCCGACCATGTTGCCGCGTCCGCCCTTGAGGCTGACGCCGCCGATGACCGCCGCCGCGAAGACCGAGAAGATGATCCCCTCGCCGTAGCCCTGCTGGCCGGTGACGGCCGAGACCCGTCCCGACTCCATCAGGCCGCCGATCGCGGCCAGCACGCTGCCCGCGACATAGACCCCGATCCGCACCCGGTCCACCCGGATCCCGGCCGCCCGCGCCGCGTCCGGGTTGCCGCCCACGGCGTAGATCGCCCGGCCGGTCCGGTGGTAGCGGAGGAACAGGCCGACCAGGACGAAGATCGCCACCGCGACGATCAGCGACACCGGGATCCCGCCCACATAGGCCGACCCCAGGTAGCCGAAGGCGGTCGGCAGCTGGAACAGGGTCTGCGCCTTGACGATGCCGTTCTGCAGACCGGCCAGCACGATCGTCATCCCGAGGGTGACGATGAAGCCGTTCAGCCGGCCCTTCACGATCAGCAGGCCGTTGATCAGCCCGATCACCGCGCCGGCCAGGACCAGTACCAGGATGCCGAGGTAGGGGTTGAGCATCAGGCCGTCGCCGAAGGAGGAGACCGGCAGGATCAGCCAGGCCGCGAGCATCGGCGCCAGGCCGTAGGTCGACTCCAGCGACAGGTCCATCCCGCCGATCATCAGGATCAGGCTCTCGCCGACGACCACCACGCCGAGCGCGGAGATCTGCTGGCCGACGCCGGAGAGGTTGGACACCGTCAGGAAGGCGCTGCTGACCAGCGATCCGACGATGAGCAGGATCACCAGCGCCGGGAGCAGCGCCGCCTGCCGCATCACGTCCACCGCCTGGATCCGCCGCCGCCCGGCGGGGGCGGTGGCGGGGCCGGGCTTCCCGTCGGGTGCGGGCTGCTGGTCCGGGGCTGCGGACTGCTCCGGGATCGCGGCCGCCGCAGCGGCCGGCTCGGCCGGGGTCGTGGTGTCCGGATCGGGGCCGGCCGTCCGGGGGGTGCCGGGGGTCATCGGGGTGCCTCCTGAAGTCTCGTTCATGCTGTGGTCCGGACGGTGCCGGTGCTGCCGTGGCTCACGCCGTTGCCCCTGCCGATTCCCTCGCCGATGCCCGCGCCCGCGCTGATGCCCTCGGTCGCGGCGATCAACTGCTCACGGTCGAAGGGCGGCTCGGTGAACTCGGCGAAGACCTCCCCGCGTACCAGCACCACCACCCGGTCGCAGAGGACCAGGTCGTCGAGCTCGTCGCTGGCCAGCAGCAGCGCGGCGCCGGTCTCCTTGGCGAAGCGGGTGAGCGAGCCGAGCAGCAGCGCCTTGGAGGCGACGTCCACACCCCGGGTCGGGGTGATGGCGACGATGACGGCGGGGTCGTGCAGCAGCGTCCTGGCCACGGTGACCTTCTGCTGGTTGCCGCCGGAGAGTTCGCCGACCGGCTGGTCCGGCCCTGAGGCCACCACCGACAGCGCCTCGACCAGCGGCCGGGCTGCCTCGGCCCGTTGCACGGGGCGCAGCAGGCCGAGCGCGCCGGCCAGCCGGTCGCCGATCGACATGGTGGCGTTCTCGGCGACGCCGAGGTGGGCCACGAAGCCCTCCGCCCGGCGGTCCTCCGGGATGTAGCCGATGCCCGCCTTGAGCGCCAGGTCGCGCCGTCCGAGCCGGACGGTCTGCCCCTTCACCAGGACCCGGCCGCCGTGGCAGGACTCGGCGCCGGCGACCACCCGGCCCAGGGTGGAGACCCCGGCGCTGAGCAGCCCGGTCACCCCCACGCACTCCCCCGCCGCGATCTCCAGCGACACCCCGTTGAGCCGTCCCCGGGGCGAGGCGCTGGCCAGCCCCTCGACGACCAGCACCGGCGCGCCGCCGGCCGCCGACCGCTCGCGCTGCTCCGGCTGCTGCTGCGACTCCGGCTGCCCCTGGGACTCCGGCTGCTCCGGCTCCTTGGCCGACATGGCAGCGGCCGTCCCGGCCGAAGGCTGCTCGCGGGTGGAGGCGCCGCCGACCATCACCGCGACCAGCTGCTCCTTGGTCAGCTCGGCCGTGGGCGCGGTGGCGACCACCTCGCCGTCACGGAGCACCACCACGTCCTGGCAGATCTCGAAGACCTCCTCCAGGTGGTGCGAGATGTACATCACCGCGACGCCGCCCGCCACCAGCTGGTTGACCCGGTCGAAGAGCCGCTGCACCGCGCCGCGTTCCAGTGCGGCGGTGGGCTCGTCCAGCAGCAGGCAGCGGGCGCCGGTGGCCAGGGCGCGGGCGATCTCCACGATCTGCAGCTGCTCGACCGTCAACTTCTCGCACAGCGTGGTGGCGCTGATGTCGAAGCCCCACTCGCCCATGATCGCGTCCGTGCGCTCGCGCATGGTGCGCCAGTTGACGCGTCCGCCGCGCGCGGTCCGCCAGTTGCCGAGGAAGACGTTCTCGGCGACGGTGAGCTGCGGAACGACCATGGAGTGCTGGAAGACGGTGGCGATCCGGCCGTGCCAGGCGTCCACCGCACCGGCGGGCGGGGCGGGTTCCCCGTCGAAGAGCACCTGTCCGGCGTCGGGGGCGAGCAGTCCGCTCAGCACCGAGACCATGGTCGACTTGCCCGCGCCGTTGCGGCCGACCAGGCCGAGGCAGCGGCCGGCGTCGAGGCTGAGGTCGACGCCGCGCAGGGCGTGGGTACTGCCGAAGTGCTTGTCGATCCCGACGGCCTGGACCGCCGGCACCTGATGGGGCGTCATCCTTCTGCCTCTCTCACTGTCGCACCGCCGCCCCCGCAGTGGTGGGGCGGCGGCCGGACCGGGTGCGTCCGCCGGTCCGGTCCCGTCGGCTGGGCCGACGGGACCGGACGGACGGCCTGCCACGTCTTCTCTGCGGCTAGGAACTGCTGCACACACCGCCGTTGGCGGCGCCGTAGACATTCCCCCAGAGGGTGCTGTCGGAGACCCCCGTGGTGGTGAAGCTGCCGGGGAGCCCGTCGACCGGGCTGGGCACGGTCAGCGTGGTCGCGGTCTTGGTCACCAGCGGGGCGACGATCGGGTCGGACAGGTTGGTGTCGCCCTGGTAGCTGACGTTCTGCAGGGTCGGCGCGCCGCCGCCCGGGTCGCCGGCGGCGAGCTTGACGCCCTTGGCCGCGTCGACGGCGTAGGTCAGGGCGTACTGGGCGTAGAGGTTGGCCGGCTGGGACTGGGAGGCGTCCACCGTCCCGTTGCCGATGTCGCACATTTCGAACGGCACGCCGTCGTCGCTGACCAGCATCACGTGGTTGGCCGAGCCGCTGCCGCCGAGGCCCTTGGACTTCAGCAGCGGGATGATGCCGGT
The Streptacidiphilus albus JL83 genome window above contains:
- a CDS encoding TetR/AcrR family transcriptional regulator; this translates as MRPDVRPDAPDAGATAAPPKAKRMPRAQREQQMLDAAVRVFSRCGYHAASMDEIAEASDVSKPMLYLYLGSKESLFAACIRREADRLIAAVAQAAEPGLETGEQLRRGLTAFFAFVAEHRESWIVLYQQARAQGEPIVEEVAAARRQVVDAVTALVRRAARASVPQPRGDAAGEAGSRRDRGEAAAVAQAIVGAADALAGWVLETGPEPPEDTARRLMSVIWIGLEPRLHGARYGTGPGDPAADPA
- a CDS encoding MEDS domain-containing protein, with translation MASALTALTCGGASDAAAGPVAGTAASAACAAGFRRAADGGRRPGLDWVHRLPTPPVGSRPPRRPRGRPPAAAPVWACRSRAEATAWKRMESQLNALLTDTDIWMVCPYDSRIARPDVLADALRTHPERLDGDRVAASPDYLDPARFRPPGPTAPPPGPTAPPPGPAPARACGWPARSASRSRSTRRSPAAPSAWS
- a CDS encoding aldehyde dehydrogenase family protein, with the protein product MEQQPQQQQPQQHRDQYIGGGWRPSLGSESIPVLNPATEEVIASVPAGTAADVDAAVAAARGAARAWGATPPAQRLEHLTRLRDGLAARQAEITGTVVAELGCPLSFATPVQAGLPLAVAHSYIEILSGFAFSEQIGNSTVHLEPAGVVAAITPWNYPLHQIVAKVVPALAAGCTVVLKPAEDTPLVARLFARIVDGAGFPAGVFNLVTGVGSVAGAALAGHPDVDLVSFTGSTAVGRQIAATAGAGIKRVALELGGKSANVVLPGADLARAVNVNVGNVMSNSGQTCSAWTRLLVHQDQYEEAVAIAAKAAAKYVPGDPASAETRLGPVVNARQRERVRGYIETAVREGARVAAGGAEAPEGLATGFYVRPTVLADVTADMTVAQEEIFGPVLSVIAYRDEEHALEIANGTAYGLAGGVWAADNDTAAAFARRMDTGQVDINGGRFNPLAPFGGFKGSGVGRELGRHGLEEFLQPKSLQF
- a CDS encoding Zn-dependent alcohol dehydrogenase; translation: MVRAVLLTDVGAPLQITEIDLPEPGPGRVRVKLAAAGVCHSDLSLSNGVLRPTTPTVLGHEGAGTVVSVGEGVSSVRPGDRVVLNWAPACGHCHLCGLGEPWLCENQYAATTEPYAALPDGTALYPGLGAAAFAEETVVHENAVVPLPEGVDLASAALLGCAVLTGYGAVHNAARLRTGESAVVFGLGGVGLALLQSLRIAGAAPIIAVDVSPEKEELARRHGATDFLLSDEQTPKAVRRLTGGHGADHAFECVGRGSTIRAAWSSTRRGGRTTVVGIGGKDDPVAFSALEVFHFARTLSGCCYGNSVPAKDIPVLAEHVRAGRLDLESLITDRITLDQVPAAFERMAAGHGGRSLVVFEP
- a CDS encoding peptide chain release factor 3, which translates into the protein MSSDQPATATQVLQEADRRRTFAVISHPDAGKSTLTEALALHAQAITSAGAVHGKGGRKGVTSDWMELEKERGISVTSAALQFGHRDHVMNLVDTPGHADFSEDTYRVLAAVDCAIMLVDAAKGLEEQTRKLFSVCRHRGVPVITFINKWDRRGRESLDLLDDIENVLGITPVPMVWPVGNAGNLRGLVQAADTEQMLRFTRVPGGTHKAVEERLTADQAAEQEGALWETALEELELVLSSGPGWDEQAFRDGKITPVFFGAALTNIGVGLLLDAVVDLAPEPAPRPLAKGGTRPVESDFSGLVFKIQANMDPAHRDRIAFVRVCSGVFERGMNVTRAASGRAFATKYAHTVFGAERTVVDTSYPGDVVGLINATALRVGDTLYAGKKAEFPPLPAFAPEHFAVARPKDISRSKQFRKGISQLDEEGVVQVLTSDRRGDQAPVLAAVGPMQFDVVLHRMEHEFSSPIALDYLPYNIARVTDAEGAATLHRSRLVTGEALTRRSDDVLLALFGDKWQMNSFVRSNPDVKLEALIATAD
- a CDS encoding LapA family protein, coding for MTFSFGKANRSPDAEQPGTSEDVADPAPQPEPAPAVRTPEPDPAPVDPATDPAPVGGPAAADPAPAGPAPAPGTVAAAPALEPVRRTRVGALWMSVILAAVVLVLLLVFIIENSARVDISFLGVHGHLPLGVALLLAAVSGILLVAIPGTGRIIQLRRQVRRGRRAYAEDRFPTRTP
- a CDS encoding ABC transporter permease translates to MTPGTPRTAGPDPDTTTPAEPAAAAAAIPEQSAAPDQQPAPDGKPGPATAPAGRRRIQAVDVMRQAALLPALVILLIVGSLVSSAFLTVSNLSGVGQQISALGVVVVGESLILMIGGMDLSLESTYGLAPMLAAWLILPVSSFGDGLMLNPYLGILVLVLAGAVIGLINGLLIVKGRLNGFIVTLGMTIVLAGLQNGIVKAQTLFQLPTAFGYLGSAYVGGIPVSLIVAVAIFVLVGLFLRYHRTGRAIYAVGGNPDAARAAGIRVDRVRIGVYVAGSVLAAIGGLMESGRVSAVTGQQGYGEGIIFSVFAAAVIGGVSLKGGRGNMVGAATGVILLGLVQNILDLANVSNYWIEAIDGGVILIALFLARVIGGESTAE
- a CDS encoding sugar ABC transporter ATP-binding protein, giving the protein MTPHQVPAVQAVGIDKHFGSTHALRGVDLSLDAGRCLGLVGRNGAGKSTMVSVLSGLLAPDAGQVLFDGEPAPPAGAVDAWHGRIATVFQHSMVVPQLTVAENVFLGNWRTARGGRVNWRTMRERTDAIMGEWGFDISATTLCEKLTVEQLQIVEIARALATGARCLLLDEPTAALERGAVQRLFDRVNQLVAGGVAVMYISHHLEEVFEICQDVVVLRDGEVVATAPTAELTKEQLVAVMVGGASTREQPSAGTAAAMSAKEPEQPESQGQPESQQQPEQRERSAAGGAPVLVVEGLASASPRGRLNGVSLEIAAGECVGVTGLLSAGVSTLGRVVAGAESCHGGRVLVKGQTVRLGRRDLALKAGIGYIPEDRRAEGFVAHLGVAENATMSIGDRLAGALGLLRPVQRAEAARPLVEALSVVASGPDQPVGELSGGNQQKVTVARTLLHDPAVIVAITPTRGVDVASKALLLGSLTRFAKETGAALLLASDELDDLVLCDRVVVLVRGEVFAEFTEPPFDREQLIAATEGISAGAGIGEGIGRGNGVSHGSTGTVRTTA